The DNA window TTCCGTTGGCAAGGTAGGTGCTGGGTGTGGCATTACCGTCGAAGGGCAGGTCGAGTTCCTTGAGCATCTCTCCGGTTTCCTTGTCGAACACCCGGAATTTTCCGTCCGCTGTTGCGCCGATAAAAATCAGACCTCCGGCTGTCACTAAGGGTCCGCCGTAATTTTCCGTACCGGTGATGGGGATACCGCGTTTT is part of the Verrucomicrobiota bacterium genome and encodes:
- a CDS encoding PQQ-binding-like beta-propeller repeat protein, whose product is KRGIPITGTENYGGPLVTAGGLIFIGATADGKFRVFDKETGEMLKELDLPFDGNATPSTYLANGKQYVVISCGGAKKKPVYGGTLVAFSLPD